The Cylindrospermopsis curvispora GIHE-G1 genome contains a region encoding:
- a CDS encoding ATP-binding protein: MTKWFNTAGPCKSDIHYMLPTMERLPRLKRLIDQQNYFVIHAPRQTGKTTAMLNLAQELTASGEYTAVMVSVEVGSAFNHQPQIAEQSILDAWEDGIDFWLPSELQPSFLMDASRPQKIGSFLKVWAEISRRPLVVFIDEIDSLQDETLISVLRQLRDGFPRRPKGFPQCVALIGMRDVRDYKVTSGGSDRLNTASPFNIKVESLTLNNFSLKDVINLYQQHTQATGQIFTPEAIHRAYYLTQGQPWLVNALARQATEYLTTDPQIPITIDLIDQAKEILIQRQDTHLDSLAERLREDRVQAIIEPILAGEELPNTPEDDRRYLIDLGLVIRSQEGGLKIANPIYQEVIPRVLSQGTQDSLPMIQPTWLTSTGRLNIPALLEAFLDFWRQHGEPLHKSAAYPEIAPHLVLMAFLHRVVNGGGTLDREYAIGSGRMDICLRYGKEVLAMELKVWRKGNSDPLEKGLQQLDKYLSGLNLPTGWLVIFDRRPNLPPISERTRTEMVISPQGRNITVIRG; the protein is encoded by the coding sequence GTGACTAAATGGTTTAACACAGCAGGTCCGTGTAAATCAGACATACATTATATGCTCCCCACAATGGAAAGACTACCACGGTTAAAGCGGCTAATTGACCAACAAAACTACTTTGTGATCCATGCACCGAGACAAACAGGAAAAACCACAGCCATGTTAAACCTAGCCCAGGAGTTAACTGCTAGTGGGGAATATACGGCAGTGATGGTATCGGTAGAGGTAGGTAGTGCTTTTAATCATCAACCACAAATTGCCGAACAATCAATTTTAGATGCTTGGGAAGATGGAATTGACTTTTGGTTACCATCGGAATTACAACCAAGTTTTCTGATGGATGCTAGTCGTCCCCAAAAAATTGGTTCTTTTCTCAAAGTTTGGGCAGAAATATCACGTCGTCCACTAGTAGTATTTATTGATGAAATTGACTCTCTCCAGGACGAAACATTGATTAGTGTGTTACGTCAATTGAGGGATGGTTTTCCCCGTCGTCCCAAAGGATTTCCCCAGTGTGTAGCCCTAATTGGTATGAGGGATGTGCGGGATTATAAAGTTACATCTGGAGGTAGTGATAGGTTAAATACTGCCAGTCCTTTTAATATTAAAGTAGAATCCCTGACCCTAAATAACTTCAGTTTGAAAGATGTAATTAACCTCTATCAACAACACACCCAAGCTACGGGACAGATCTTCACACCGGAAGCTATTCACCGTGCTTATTATTTAACACAAGGTCAACCCTGGTTAGTTAATGCTCTGGCTCGTCAAGCTACGGAATATTTAACCACGGATCCCCAGATTCCTATTACTATAGACCTGATTGATCAAGCCAAGGAAATCCTGATTCAAAGACAAGATACCCACCTAGATAGTCTAGCAGAAAGATTAAGAGAAGACCGGGTTCAAGCAATCATAGAACCTATTTTAGCAGGGGAAGAATTGCCTAATACTCCCGAAGATGACCGGCGTTATTTAATCGATTTAGGATTAGTTATCCGTAGTCAAGAAGGGGGATTAAAAATTGCCAATCCTATTTATCAAGAGGTAATTCCTCGGGTGTTATCCCAGGGAACTCAAGACAGTTTACCTATGATTCAACCCACCTGGTTAACAAGTACGGGTCGATTGAATATTCCAGCTCTGCTAGAGGCATTTTTAGACTTTTGGCGACAGCATGGAGAACCACTACACAAAAGTGCCGCCTATCCAGAAATAGCACCCCATTTAGTATTAATGGCATTTTTACATCGAGTGGTAAATGGAGGGGGAACTTTAGACAGAGAATATGCTATTGGTTCTGGAAGAATGGATATATGTTTACGTTATGGGAAAGAGGTATTAGCAATGGAATTAAAGGTGTGGAGAAAAGGTAACTCAGACCCATTAGAAAAGGGACTACAACAGTTGGATAAATATTTATCAGGATTGAATTTGCCCACGGGATGGTTGGTGATTTTTGACCGTCGTCCTAATTTACCACCTATAAGTGAAAGAACAAGAACGGAAATGGTAATTAGTCCCCAAGGGAGAAATATTACGGTAATTCGAGGTTAG
- a CDS encoding M16 family metallopeptidase codes for MLAIFAFYRSRLFLLLFILSFSLTLGLRLGHIPLAFMEPKLETYQARLQKIPPQALSDVNINNRRMVGKVQKIVLSNGLTVLTREVHRAPVVTVQVWYNLGSSQDGLGMNGIAHQLEHIMFKGTKKRPIQFSKISNRLGSNSNAFTSYEQTAYYHTVYKNQLQALLELEADRMANLLIDSQDLASEKQVVISELEGYENSPKYRLKRAVMRSIFPDHGYGLPTGGTKSDVQNLTVEQIREHYEKHYHPNHAVLVIVGDFTTSKTLQAVKEIFGKIPPSQQLPSFPPSPVFQPSSSPIILREPGGKKLLQIIYPLPNLHHPDIPALGVMDYILTGGKNSHLYQTLVSSGLVTDLSARVVSLRQGGWYDLSVIPGPDQDLQTVYSTIESAITELVQTGIKNKDMERAKKQIIASVIFNRQDVTSQAMQLANDQLIANDYEYTEKYLEGVSQVNANQVINVTKKYLTKSAVIGFFVPDQNTSNSSYQTPGVKTEEFLEQVPLEHLNSREQVSDAEVTKYLPSSNNSEIPIVRAIIPQKLKLNNGLKVLLLADRSTPTITVSGYIQGGKEFDQAQKAGLASLVADSLMNGTTTQSMSVIAETLDSRGASLDFTAFREGVQLLGKSLREDLAILLHTIADVVKNSNFPAKELEISRQKAINELKSDLQDADEVANRKFIQALYPSNHPLHIFPTLESIQKISREDTLNFRQIHYRPDNMILAIVGDFELARVKSLLEMEFANWRVGGKAPAVQYPQVARKKRGLQINYPLPGKSQPVTYMGNLGVKRQDPRFYSALVLNQILTGDTVSGRLSSRIRDELGLTYGIYSNFQGGKNSGTFIIEMQTSSQHTQQAILKTREILQDIYQTGVTNGEIAAAKHSLISSYNLSLAKLQELTTRILMNEFFGFEQVGLQTFPSKIQKVTRDQVNQLARQILNPDQLTVVTTGDIKSLSQ; via the coding sequence ATGCTTGCAATTTTTGCCTTTTACCGGTCTCGTTTATTCTTACTCTTATTTATATTATCATTCTCCCTCACCCTAGGATTGCGTTTGGGACATATTCCCCTGGCGTTTATGGAACCGAAATTGGAAACCTACCAAGCAAGATTACAAAAAATACCCCCACAAGCACTCTCAGATGTCAACATAAATAATCGTAGAATGGTTGGCAAAGTCCAGAAAATAGTTCTATCCAACGGTTTAACAGTATTAACCAGAGAAGTACACAGAGCTCCAGTTGTGACGGTACAAGTTTGGTATAATTTGGGTTCATCCCAGGATGGTTTGGGAATGAATGGGATTGCTCATCAACTAGAGCATATAATGTTTAAAGGTACTAAAAAACGTCCCATACAATTTTCTAAAATATCTAACAGGTTAGGTAGTAACTCAAATGCCTTTACCAGTTATGAACAAACAGCATACTATCATACTGTATACAAAAATCAACTACAAGCATTACTGGAGCTAGAAGCGGATAGAATGGCAAATCTGCTAATTGATAGTCAAGATTTAGCCAGCGAAAAGCAAGTAGTGATTTCCGAATTAGAAGGTTATGAAAACAGTCCCAAATACCGTCTCAAAAGGGCTGTAATGCGGTCTATATTTCCCGATCATGGTTATGGGTTACCCACGGGTGGTACTAAAAGCGATGTACAAAATTTGACTGTTGAGCAAATCAGGGAACATTATGAAAAACACTATCATCCCAACCATGCTGTTTTAGTAATTGTGGGAGACTTTACCACCAGCAAAACCTTGCAAGCTGTTAAAGAAATATTTGGTAAAATTCCTCCGAGTCAACAATTACCCTCATTTCCCCCTTCTCCTGTTTTCCAACCTTCCAGTTCACCGATAATTCTGCGGGAACCCGGGGGGAAAAAACTTTTGCAAATAATTTATCCACTTCCCAATTTGCATCATCCAGATATTCCCGCTTTGGGAGTAATGGACTATATTCTGACTGGGGGAAAAAATTCCCATCTTTATCAAACTTTGGTCTCCTCTGGTTTGGTTACAGACCTTTCTGCTCGTGTTGTGAGCTTGCGACAAGGTGGTTGGTATGATTTATCGGTGATTCCTGGACCGGATCAAGATTTACAAACCGTATACTCTACTATTGAAAGCGCAATCACCGAACTTGTTCAAACAGGTATTAAAAACAAAGATATGGAACGAGCTAAAAAACAAATCATAGCATCAGTAATTTTCAACAGACAAGATGTAACTAGTCAAGCCATGCAATTGGCTAATGACCAGCTAATTGCTAATGATTACGAATATACAGAAAAATATTTAGAAGGAGTTAGTCAAGTAAATGCGAATCAGGTTATTAATGTTACAAAAAAATACTTAACTAAAAGTGCAGTAATTGGTTTTTTTGTACCTGATCAAAACACCTCAAATAGTTCTTATCAAACTCCGGGTGTGAAAACTGAGGAATTCTTAGAACAGGTACCATTAGAACACTTAAACAGTAGAGAGCAAGTGAGTGATGCTGAGGTAACCAAGTATTTACCATCTAGCAATAACAGTGAGATTCCCATAGTGAGAGCTATAATTCCCCAAAAGTTAAAGCTAAATAATGGTTTAAAGGTACTATTATTAGCAGACAGGAGCACTCCTACAATTACAGTAAGTGGATATATTCAGGGTGGCAAAGAATTTGACCAAGCACAAAAAGCTGGTTTAGCATCCTTGGTAGCAGATAGCTTGATGAATGGAACCACAACGCAAAGTATGTCTGTGATTGCAGAAACCTTAGACAGCAGAGGAGCGAGTTTAGACTTTACTGCATTTAGGGAAGGAGTCCAATTACTAGGAAAAAGTCTGAGGGAAGACCTAGCCATATTGTTACATACTATTGCTGACGTAGTTAAAAATAGTAATTTTCCTGCCAAAGAGTTAGAAATCAGTCGTCAAAAGGCCATAAATGAGCTAAAGTCAGACTTACAAGATGCTGATGAAGTAGCAAATCGCAAATTTATCCAAGCACTCTATCCGTCAAATCATCCATTACACATCTTTCCCACCTTAGAAAGTATACAAAAAATTAGCAGGGAAGATACGTTGAATTTTAGACAAATCCATTATCGTCCAGATAATATGATTTTAGCAATAGTAGGTGATTTTGAACTTGCAAGAGTTAAATCACTACTAGAAATGGAGTTTGCCAATTGGCGAGTTGGTGGGAAAGCACCAGCAGTACAATATCCACAAGTAGCAAGAAAAAAACGAGGTTTACAGATTAATTACCCATTACCAGGGAAGTCGCAACCCGTCACCTATATGGGAAATCTGGGTGTAAAACGTCAAGATCCGAGATTTTACTCAGCTTTAGTATTAAATCAAATTTTAACAGGGGATACCGTATCCGGTAGGTTAAGTTCACGAATAAGAGATGAATTAGGCTTGACATATGGTATTTACAGTAATTTCCAAGGGGGAAAGAACTCAGGGACTTTTATTATAGAAATGCAAACTAGTTCCCAACATACTCAGCAGGCCATATTGAAAACTCGTGAAATTCTGCAAGACATATATCAAACAGGAGTCACCAATGGGGAAATAGCAGCTGCAAAACACTCCTTGATTAGTAGTTATAATCTTTCCTTAGCTAAACTCCAGGAATTAACTACCAGAATTTTAATGAACGAATTTTTTGGATTTGAGCAGGTGGGACTACAAACTTTCCCATCAAAGATCCAAAAAGTTACCAGGGATCAGGTCAATCAGTTAGCACGTCAGATTCTCAATCCTGATCAACTTACAGTAGTTACAACAGGAGATATTAAAAGCTTGTCGCAATAG
- a CDS encoding VOC family protein, with protein MHHVSIRTGNIHRAIAFYQELGFAVATRFTTGYTLACWLEGLDSRIELIQIPQPKPAPDAFTDENYVGYYHLSFDLTSQVSDLSTWLLELQHKMSLVLELSPLKVLLEPTQQQIGDRILEVTFIADMDNLPLEFIRFLPSR; from the coding sequence ATGCATCATGTTTCTATTAGAACGGGTAATATTCATCGAGCGATCGCATTTTATCAAGAACTAGGTTTTGCAGTTGCCACTCGCTTCACGACAGGTTATACTTTAGCTTGTTGGTTGGAGGGATTAGACAGTCGCATCGAATTGATTCAAATTCCTCAACCCAAACCCGCACCGGATGCTTTTACAGATGAGAATTATGTGGGTTATTATCATCTTTCTTTTGATCTCACTTCCCAGGTGTCAGATTTATCTACTTGGTTGTTAGAATTGCAACATAAAATGTCTTTGGTTTTGGAACTATCACCTCTGAAAGTTCTTTTAGAACCTACTCAACAACAAATAGGTGATCGCATTTTAGAAGTAACTTTTATTGCTGACATGGATAATTTACCATTAGAGTTTATCCGTTTTTTGCCAAGTAGATAG
- a CDS encoding TIGR02652 family protein — MMNPGLQYPIFGPEIQCPHCRQTIPALTLTDTYLCIRHGAFEANPKTEELVHLQSGRHWRRWGNEWYRQHTHPDGIRFEIHEALDKLYTQGYRATRVIIARRYQELMSGYLERSSSWRSEQPETGNARLYGLPVEFGPDPLDEPCWDVINFDLDKEPGAPVRYPYFRLFE, encoded by the coding sequence ATGATGAATCCAGGCTTACAGTACCCAATATTTGGACCTGAAATACAGTGTCCACACTGTCGCCAGACCATTCCGGCGCTGACTTTGACTGATACTTACTTGTGCATACGGCACGGTGCTTTTGAAGCTAATCCCAAAACTGAGGAGTTAGTACATCTCCAGTCGGGTCGTCACTGGCGCAGATGGGGTAATGAATGGTATAGACAACATACTCATCCTGATGGCATACGCTTTGAAATTCATGAAGCACTAGATAAGCTCTACACTCAGGGTTATCGTGCTACAAGAGTGATTATTGCCCGGCGTTATCAAGAGCTAATGAGTGGTTACTTGGAGCGGAGTAGTTCTTGGCGGTCAGAACAACCGGAAACAGGTAATGCTCGATTGTATGGTTTACCAGTGGAGTTTGGACCAGATCCGCTTGATGAGCCATGCTGGGATGTGATTAACTTTGATTTGGATAAGGAACCAGGCGCTCCCGTGCGTTACCCCTATTTCCGACTGTTTGAGTAG
- a CDS encoding gamma carbonic anhydrase family protein produces the protein MSTVSYWTSPDFSQAAFIATNAIVIGSVKIAASSSIWYSAVVRGDVERIEIGEYTNVQDGAILHGDPGLPTILEDHVTIGHRAVIHSAHIERGSLIGIGAIVLNGVRIGHSSILGAGAVVTKDIPPYSLVVGVPGKIVRPVTETEAAELFEHAKKYHQLALVHAGKGKDMGFIPHSAPLEK, from the coding sequence GTGTCTACTGTTTCCTATTGGACATCTCCGGATTTTTCTCAAGCTGCTTTTATAGCCACCAATGCCATTGTGATTGGATCGGTTAAAATTGCGGCAAGTTCGAGCATTTGGTATAGTGCGGTCGTTAGGGGAGATGTGGAACGGATTGAAATTGGGGAATACACAAACGTACAAGACGGCGCTATCCTACATGGAGATCCTGGTCTACCCACTATTTTAGAAGACCATGTTACTATAGGGCATCGCGCTGTGATACATTCCGCCCACATTGAACGAGGTAGTTTAATTGGCATTGGTGCAATAGTTTTAAATGGGGTTCGTATTGGTCATAGTAGCATCCTGGGAGCAGGTGCGGTAGTAACCAAAGACATACCTCCCTATTCTCTTGTGGTTGGAGTGCCCGGTAAAATAGTCCGTCCAGTAACAGAAACTGAAGCTGCGGAACTTTTTGAACATGCCAAAAAATATCATCAGTTAGCCCTAGTCCATGCAGGAAAGGGGAAGGACATGGGTTTTATCCCACATTCCGCTCCCTTGGAAAAATGA
- a CDS encoding photosystem II protein Y: MNIDTRIVIVLAPLVIAASWAAFNIGAAALRQVQAFLNKEA, translated from the coding sequence ATGAACATTGATACCCGCATAGTAATTGTCCTAGCACCCTTAGTTATTGCCGCAAGCTGGGCTGCTTTTAATATAGGTGCTGCAGCTCTCAGACAAGTACAAGCCTTTTTAAATAAAGAAGCCTAA
- a CDS encoding bifunctional folylpolyglutamate synthase/dihydrofolate synthase — MPSTPYLVPYYAVDSLLQPFKHFGVNLGLTRIVKLLETLNNPHTQVPIIHVAGTNGKGSVCAYLSSILTESGYKTGRYTSPHLVDWNERICINEKPIASEELTKLIEKVKAVINLNEEQPTQFEIITAASWLYFAQEKVDIAVVEVGLGGRLDATNVCDKPLVTVITSIGRDHWQQLGSNISDIAREKAGIIKAGCPVVMGKLPEDAKRAVICRSVELESPIVVVSPAREISPGWAEYQTVEPGGHIKAIKYPLPLKGQIQLTNSALALASLGMLQRQGWEISGQAIIRGMEKTKWPGRMQWFNWKNRQLLIDGAHNPESAQVLRNYVDSIGDKNKNITWVMGMLTTKDHKDIFRELLKTKDRLYLVPVPGSDYANLDYLKALALETCPDLDFCAIYEDVFLALNAAFGFLKTKDNTNGPVVLCGSLYLIGHFFSQVNPAK, encoded by the coding sequence CTGCCATCTACTCCTTACTTAGTTCCCTATTATGCCGTGGATTCTTTACTTCAACCTTTCAAGCACTTTGGTGTTAACTTAGGACTTACCCGTATTGTCAAGTTGCTAGAGACCTTAAATAATCCCCATACACAGGTTCCCATAATTCATGTTGCGGGAACTAATGGTAAAGGTTCAGTTTGCGCCTACCTATCCTCCATTTTAACAGAGTCAGGTTATAAAACGGGCAGATATACTTCGCCTCATTTAGTAGACTGGAATGAGCGTATATGTATCAATGAAAAACCCATTGCAAGTGAAGAACTGACTAAATTAATCGAAAAAGTAAAAGCTGTGATTAATTTAAATGAAGAGCAGCCTACACAATTCGAGATAATTACAGCAGCATCCTGGCTATACTTTGCCCAGGAGAAAGTAGATATAGCAGTAGTAGAAGTTGGACTGGGGGGGAGATTAGACGCCACTAATGTTTGTGATAAACCACTAGTAACAGTAATCACCTCAATTGGTAGAGATCACTGGCAGCAGCTAGGTTCAAACATCAGTGATATTGCCAGAGAGAAGGCGGGGATCATCAAAGCTGGATGTCCGGTAGTGATGGGGAAATTGCCAGAGGATGCCAAGAGAGCAGTGATATGCAGGAGTGTAGAACTAGAAAGTCCAATTGTTGTCGTATCACCTGCAAGAGAAATTAGTCCTGGATGGGCAGAATATCAAACCGTAGAACCAGGGGGGCATATTAAAGCAATTAAATATCCATTACCATTGAAAGGGCAAATTCAACTCACTAATTCCGCTCTAGCATTAGCGAGTTTAGGAATGTTGCAAAGACAAGGATGGGAGATTTCCGGTCAAGCCATAATTAGGGGTATGGAGAAGACTAAATGGCCAGGAAGAATGCAATGGTTTAATTGGAAAAATCGCCAACTGTTAATTGATGGTGCGCATAATCCAGAATCGGCACAGGTTTTGAGGAATTATGTAGACAGTATAGGAGACAAAAACAAAAATATAACTTGGGTAATGGGGATGCTAACTACAAAAGACCATAAGGATATTTTCAGAGAGCTGTTAAAGACAAAAGATAGATTATACCTAGTACCAGTACCGGGGAGTGATTATGCAAACCTGGATTATTTAAAGGCTCTGGCTTTAGAAACTTGTCCGGACTTAGATTTTTGTGCAATATATGAGGATGTGTTTTTGGCATTAAATGCTGCCTTTGGCTTTTTAAAAACTAAAGATAATACAAATGGCCCGGTTGTTTTATGTGGTTCTTTGTACTTGATTGGTCACTTCTTTTCCCAGGTTAATCCTGCAAAATAG
- a CDS encoding ABC transporter substrate-binding protein, with product MPKIRSSKFSRLTVLGLVGLLASWVVSCTTGNVGTTIEFWTMQLQPEFTSYFQGLISTFESQNPGIKVKWVDVPWAAMESKILTAVSAKTSPDVVNLNPDFAAQLAGRNAWLDLDAKVSAEVRSSYLPNIWQASTLNGKSFGIPWYLTTRITIYNTDLLKQASISKPPATYQELAQAAQQIHDKTGKYAFFTTFVPQDSGEVLESLVQMGVNLVDKQERAAFNTPEGRAGFQYWVDLYQQGLLPKESLTQGHRHAIDLYQSGETAFLASGAEFLKTIANNAPQIAKSSTIAPQITGNTGKKNVAVMNVVIPRSSKNPDAALKFALFVTNDDNQLAFAKAANVLPSTVRALSNSYFREVPANASTVEKARIISAQEMQKAQVLTPKMKDFKLLQRAIYENLQAAMLGQKTVDKAVADAAKQWDSR from the coding sequence ATGCCAAAAATCCGATCATCAAAATTTTCACGGCTCACTGTTTTAGGTCTAGTAGGATTACTAGCCAGCTGGGTAGTTAGTTGCACCACAGGGAATGTGGGAACGACTATTGAGTTTTGGACTATGCAACTGCAACCAGAATTCACCAGTTATTTCCAAGGTTTAATTTCCACCTTTGAATCCCAAAACCCTGGTATCAAGGTTAAATGGGTAGATGTGCCTTGGGCTGCCATGGAGAGTAAGATTTTAACGGCTGTATCCGCAAAAACCTCACCAGATGTGGTTAATTTAAACCCAGATTTTGCTGCCCAATTAGCGGGACGAAATGCCTGGTTAGATTTGGATGCCAAGGTATCAGCTGAGGTTCGTTCATCCTACTTGCCAAATATATGGCAAGCCAGCACTCTTAATGGTAAGAGTTTTGGCATTCCCTGGTATTTGACCACCCGGATAACTATTTATAACACTGATTTACTCAAACAAGCAAGTATCTCTAAACCACCAGCAACCTATCAGGAACTAGCTCAAGCAGCACAACAAATTCATGATAAAACGGGTAAGTATGCCTTTTTCACCACGTTTGTTCCTCAAGACTCAGGTGAGGTTTTAGAATCTCTTGTGCAAATGGGTGTTAATTTAGTGGATAAGCAAGAAAGGGCGGCTTTTAATACACCCGAGGGTAGGGCTGGTTTTCAATACTGGGTTGATCTATATCAGCAGGGACTATTACCTAAGGAATCTTTAACTCAGGGTCATCGTCATGCTATTGATCTATATCAGTCGGGAGAAACTGCATTTTTGGCATCGGGGGCTGAGTTTTTAAAAACTATTGCCAACAATGCTCCACAAATCGCTAAGTCTTCTACCATAGCTCCCCAAATTACGGGTAATACGGGTAAGAAAAATGTAGCTGTGATGAATGTTGTTATTCCTCGCAGCAGTAAAAATCCGGATGCAGCACTCAAATTTGCCTTGTTTGTCACCAATGATGACAATCAATTAGCTTTTGCAAAAGCAGCCAATGTCTTACCATCAACTGTTCGAGCATTATCTAACAGTTATTTTCGCGAAGTTCCTGCTAATGCTTCTACTGTGGAAAAAGCACGTATTATCAGCGCGCAAGAAATGCAAAAGGCCCAGGTTTTAACTCCTAAAATGAAAGATTTTAAATTGCTCCAAAGGGCAATTTACGAAAATCTTCAAGCAGCAATGTTGGGACAAAAAACAGTAGATAAAGCTGTTGCTGATGCTGCTAAACAATGGGATAGTAGGTAG
- the pilM gene encoding type IV pilus assembly protein PilM, translated as MVKDLGFSDLFSYWGNFLGKSTRGVGVELTGDRINIAQLHRVRQGLRIESLITFPVPEGIMVNGEICDCPRMGEIISQAIVESKIKTTQIRTCIPEKHAIVRIIPAPLELEGQELYDSFINQEAALYLPYPRDEADIDCQKLGYFIDQDGIEKARVLLVATRREITDSYIHTFALAGLKIKVLEIKSFAIIRTIQKQLLILRPEEAVVLVNIEFDHTEVAMIINGVPQFSRTIAIGKFQLETAIFSPISREISLPAREVMLITTPYRAEPELDMLEQFAAEIGRTIDFYINQIESMEVSQIFLTGAGGGMEQLDEFLTHRLGFTTNRINPCQGLLLDMDKFPSSQDPSLAAVLGLGMRQI; from the coding sequence ATGGTGAAAGACTTAGGTTTTAGTGACTTGTTTAGTTACTGGGGTAATTTCCTCGGTAAGTCTACTAGGGGTGTGGGTGTGGAACTGACAGGAGACAGGATAAATATAGCGCAATTGCACAGGGTGCGTCAGGGCTTAAGAATAGAGTCATTGATCACATTTCCGGTTCCAGAAGGGATAATGGTCAATGGTGAAATTTGTGATTGTCCCAGGATGGGAGAAATTATCTCACAAGCAATAGTAGAAAGTAAAATCAAAACCACTCAGATTAGAACTTGTATACCTGAAAAACATGCTATTGTGCGTATAATTCCTGCACCATTAGAGTTGGAAGGACAAGAGTTATATGATTCATTTATCAACCAGGAAGCTGCATTATATTTACCCTATCCACGAGATGAAGCGGATATAGACTGTCAAAAATTGGGTTATTTCATAGATCAAGATGGAATAGAAAAAGCACGGGTTCTCCTAGTTGCTACCCGTAGGGAAATTACAGACAGTTATATTCATACTTTTGCTCTAGCTGGACTGAAAATAAAGGTTTTAGAGATTAAAAGTTTTGCCATTATTAGAACTATCCAAAAGCAGTTATTAATATTGAGACCTGAAGAAGCGGTAGTGTTAGTCAACATTGAATTTGACCATACAGAAGTTGCCATGATTATCAATGGTGTGCCACAATTTTCCCGTACTATTGCCATTGGTAAGTTTCAGCTAGAAACTGCTATATTTAGTCCTATATCTAGGGAGATAAGTTTACCTGCACGGGAGGTGATGTTAATAACTACTCCTTATAGAGCAGAACCAGAATTAGACATGCTAGAGCAATTCGCTGCTGAGATAGGTCGTACTATTGATTTTTATATTAATCAAATTGAGTCTATGGAGGTATCCCAAATTTTTCTAACTGGTGCTGGAGGAGGGATGGAACAGCTAGATGAGTTTTTGACTCATAGATTGGGTTTTACAACCAATAGAATTAATCCTTGTCAAGGACTATTATTAGATATGGATAAATTCCCCTCATCACAGGATCCTAGTTTAGCAGCAGTTTTAGGTTTAGGGATGCGTCAAATATAG
- a CDS encoding PilN domain-containing protein gives MYNLEINFLQHRSSSKLKVEYGSEINSINHPINRTNFTPIFVGLGLGLCFPALAWSSLWWLQDQNRSLEVEIAQLNNHSQNLDQQLNQMQKIREQTTTIEQQTENLVTVFEQMRSWSAILQELGNRIPDKVQIESLEHKQITTLSTKTEQLEITGYALNFRAVNQFLLNIGKSKLFNAKNSRITMAELVDAPPVTGAIVIQQSPMEFKPPQVVKYNMTISLSDVPVSNLVRELEKKGAMGLVEKIRHLEKIGAISK, from the coding sequence ATGTACAATTTAGAAATTAATTTTCTCCAGCATCGCTCAAGTAGCAAATTAAAGGTAGAGTATGGGAGTGAGATCAACTCAATAAATCACCCAATCAATCGGACGAATTTTACCCCGATATTTGTGGGATTGGGATTGGGTTTATGTTTTCCAGCTTTAGCATGGAGTAGTTTGTGGTGGTTACAAGACCAAAATAGGAGTTTAGAAGTGGAAATTGCCCAACTAAACAACCACAGTCAAAATCTGGATCAGCAATTAAATCAGATGCAAAAAATCCGGGAACAAACCACTACAATTGAACAACAAACTGAGAACTTAGTGACAGTATTCGAGCAAATGAGATCCTGGTCAGCTATTTTACAGGAACTGGGCAATAGGATTCCTGACAAAGTTCAAATTGAAAGTCTTGAGCATAAACAAATTACTACCCTATCTACCAAAACAGAGCAATTAGAAATTACGGGTTATGCTCTAAATTTTAGAGCTGTAAACCAATTCCTCTTAAATATAGGAAAATCTAAACTATTTAATGCCAAAAATAGTCGAATCACTATGGCAGAATTAGTTGATGCACCTCCGGTAACTGGTGCTATAGTAATCCAACAGTCACCCATGGAATTTAAACCACCCCAAGTTGTTAAATATAATATGACAATTAGTTTAAGTGATGTGCCAGTATCCAATCTAGTTAGGGAATTAGAAAAAAAAGGTGCCATGGGATTAGTGGAAAAAATTCGCCATTTAGAAAAAATAGGAGCTATTAGTAAATGA